Proteins found in one Ammospiza nelsoni isolate bAmmNel1 chromosome 15, bAmmNel1.pri, whole genome shotgun sequence genomic segment:
- the VMA21 gene encoding LOW QUALITY PROTEIN: vacuolar ATPase assembly integral membrane protein VMA21 (The sequence of the model RefSeq protein was modified relative to this genomic sequence to represent the inferred CDS: deleted 1 base in 1 codon), protein MRAHSRCFRRAEAAAAAAMERYGPGPVSAVPVAEFRPNEGSLTSTLRTLLFFTALMITLPVGLYFSSKAYVFEGSLGMSDRDSYFYAAIVAVVTVHVVLALFVYVAWNEGSRQWREGKQD, encoded by the exons ATGCGCGCCCATAGCCGGTGTTTCCGGCGggccgaggcggcggcggcg gcggcgatGGAGCGGTACGGGCCGGGCCCCGTCAGCGCCGTGCCCGTGGCCGAGTTCAGGCC aaatgagGGTTCATTAACATCAACTTTAAGAACACTTCTATTCTTCACAGCTCTAATGATTACATTACCTGTTGGGCTATATTTTTCATCAAAGGCTTATGTATTTGAAG GTTCCTTGGGGATGTCTGACAGGGACAGCTATTTCTATGCTGCCATAGTAGCTGTGGTCACTGTCCATGTGGTGCTTGCTCTCTTTGTTTACGTGGCCTGGAACGAGGGCTCGCGGCAGTGGCGCGAGGGCAAACAGGACTGA